In Solanum lycopersicum chromosome 3, SLM_r2.1, the genomic stretch CAATTTTCACAAAGTAAGTTGATTAATTGTGCACAAGTCTAATGTCCAAATGATTATAGTTTTATCTATAAGACGTTTGAGTAGTCGATGGCTCATTACAGGAAACTAATTGGTTCGTTTTCCTCTGTTTAGGTGATAGCAGTCGCGGTTGCACTTGGGGTTGCAATACACGGACTAGCTCATTTAACGTGTGATTTTCCTCGGCTTCTGAATGCTAGTGAAGAAGCATATGAACCAATGATATACTATTTTGGAGAACAGCCCGAAAGCTATTGGTGGTTTGTTAAGGGAGTTGAAGGGGTAACTGGAATTATAATGGTGATCCTAATGGCAATAGCTTTTACCCTAGCAACCCCATGGTTTAGAAGGGGCAGAGTCAGTTTCCCTAAACCATTTCACAAGCTCACTGGATTCAATGCCTTTTGGTACTCACACCATCTGTTTATCATTGTCTACACTCTACTTATTGTCCATGGAGAAAAACTATACATAACCAAAACTTGGTACAAGAGAACGGTTAGTAAAATGTTCAAAaccttttattttcatttaagttTCTAAGTTGATGAATGTttgctaaaatttaaattgattattcATAATTGGCAGACATGGATGTACCTTACTGTCCCACTAGCACTCTATGCTGGTGAAAGGTTGCTTAGAGCATTCAGGTCAAGCATCAAAGCCGTTAAGATTTTGAAGGTAAATCCAATCCGACAAAAGTGTCGTGCTCTTAATAATTCAAGATAAATTTACATTTTAGTCCCTCAGTAATTAACAAATTTCAGTTTTAGTCCAAATGATACACAATTAAATTATTCAGCTTCCCATATgttttatatgcttaatttattttgttacttCACAGTTGggatgataaaataaattaaataatgtaatgtattttctatataaagggataaaaaatgcaattatcttATATTCCATATAATCGTGActtcataaaaatgaaaatagacaaactAATTAATTGTGGAATTTGTAGGTGGCTGTGTATCCAGGAAATGTGTTGGCCCTTCACATGTCAAAACCACAAGGCTACAAATACAAAAGTGGGCAATACATGTTTGTCAACTGTGCTGCGGTTTCACCATTTGAATGGTAGgtgaaactttttttatttaattattaaaataatggaATCAACCCatccattttttattatatatttctcATGTCATAATAAACGTGACCAAGTCATGAATTTTTGGTATCCTTTAATTACTTCGTCTCTGCAGTATTTGCTGACTTATGGATaaacattaatataaaatttcagGCATCCATTTTCCATTACTTCGGCCCCAGGAGATGACTATCTCAGTGTCCATATTAGAACTCTTGGTGATTGGACCAGACAACTTAAAACTGTTTTCTCCGAGGTAATTACTAATTAGtccatttaaatataattatatattacttAAATCCTTAAACCAAAATATCTAGTTAATTAAAATAGTGGAGGCATGATTGTTCCACTTTGGATGACAGCTTTAAAAGCCGtctcttatattttttctttatgtcGTTTTTTCCCAAAAAGTAAATGTTAATTCCACTATGTTAGTTTTAATTATTGATCTTCCTGAATTAATTATTAGTAATTTTTGGTCTTTGTTAGGTTTGCCAGCCACCACCTAATGGGAAAAGTGGACTCCTTAGAGCTGACTACTTGCAAGGAGAGAATAATCCAAAGTAAGTCCTTTTCCATTCTATAATCATCTTTTTAAGCACACTGAAATgcagaattaaattaaaaaaactctcACCTTAATATCCGGGGATATTATTCTTATAATACaaactttttgataatttaatacTGCAAATGTAATTAGTTTAGAACTTAAAGTGATCGTGATTGGTCTGGTCTGGTACCTATAACAAACCTGTAGTCAGTTTTATCCTAAAGAAATCTGTACACGTTTTGAATGGACCACTTCTTAAAGTACTACAGgattattattttgtgaaattaCCGGGATAGGGACAAGGAGGGATAAAACAGAACTCAATTATTGCTTGATATTTCTAAGGACACAAAAAAGAACCATTTGCTTGCAAGATATTTTTCTAGTTAAGaattaattttacatatatcTACAATTTTTAATATGCTATAGAAGGTTACTTGTTtaatttctcaaattacaaaattttattattattatacataaTTACTTCTAATTGCCTTCtagataattcaaaaaatagtgcaataacatttttaagagtccaaataacatcatataaggtGGAAGTTAAACTCTAccatgaaaatttaattaaatggcATAGCTAATGGTAATCATATGTAATTGGCAGTTTCCCAAGAGTGTTAATTGATGGACCATACGGAGCACCAGCACAAGACTACAAGCAGTATGAGGTGGTTTTATTGGTGGGTCTTGGAATTGGAGCCACACCAATGATCAGTATCGTTAAAGACATTGTCAACAACATGAAGGCCATGGACGAAGAAGAAAATTCCTTGGAAAATGGGCACGGGATGTCCAATGCAGCACAAAATGCTAGCCCAAATATGGCACAGAAGAGGGGTAAATCAGGTTCAGCAAGTGGAAGAAATAGCTTCAATACAAGGAGGGCATATTTCTATTGGGTCACAAGAGAACAAGGTTCATTTGACTGGTTCAAAGGTATAATGAATGAAGCTGCTGAAATGGATCATAAGGGAGTAATTGAAATGCACAATTATTGTACAAGTGTTTATGAAGAAGGTGATGCTCGTTCTGCTCTTATTACTATGCTTCAGTCACTTCATCATGCCAAAAATGGTGTAGACATTGTTTCTGGCACGAGAGTTAAGTCACACTTTGCTAAGCCTAATTGGAGAAACGTCTACAAACGCATTGCTCTCAACCACCCAGAGGCTAAAGTTGGTGAGTACTATTAAtcaatcttctttcttttgactTTGGTGTCTTTATGTCCTTGTGAGAGTTGAAAAAAGCATGTTCAAttgataagtttttctttgtgaaAGCAATTGGCACTAGTGTCATTTTCAAATCCATTTCATGACATATATTGTCGATGGCTAACTCGTTTTCCCTTTTTTGACAATTTGCAGGAGTGTTCTACTGTGGGGCACCGGCACTAACGAAAGAGCTAAAACAACACGCATTGGATTTTTCACACAAGACATCCACCAAGTTTGATTTccataaagaaaatttttgatCCATCAAAGAATTCCTCAAAACTGCCACGGACACTAAGTTGTTTTTCTAGAATCCACCACCTCTCTCTATTATGTACAGATAATGATGCACACCAAGTTGATATATATTAATTGTGGTTGTAATATTAGTctattacaaaaaataagattttttaaaagtatatagaTAAGATGCTGAAGGAATTAAGAATGTTCTCTTGGAGAGGCAGgcagaagatagtggagttgAACCTGTTTTAATGGGTGCCACCCACCACTAAATTTGGATTTTACATTATAATTGCATAGAGGAAGGTGGTTGTCATCATTggtttttgttattgtttattttttgtactcTTTTACGTGGTGGAAGAGAGAGTCAACTAGTCACCTACTTAGTAATTATTGACCATGATTTGTGGATGTTTAATAGTTTCCAGTAATAATTGTATACTAGGCCTTCTTGTATAAAACAGAGCTATACAGTTTGAATACCATAACTTGATTTCTATAAGATTATTCTTTTTAGAGGCACGTGGATGACAAATGCAGTGATAATATGGATCTTGAATTGCTTGGtttgcttttaaaaaaaagttagaacCCCAATCATGCACACCAAAAAATGAACTTCATACAatctaaatttaaatatctacgGCACacactttatatataatatatatacaataataaaaagtataatCTCTTTTCTTATTTCCCGAATACTAAGGAGACCATGTTATTTGATTTGCTGCAATGATAATTGGTATATAAATTATCCTAGAAGTGAAAAGATTCGTAAAAAGAAGTAATCCGattatttttacacaaaaacaATATCTCATATGTTTCATTATACTGCTAAAGAGGAAAACTGGGGTTTTAGCGTGGGGATGGGGGGATAAACTTAAATGAAGACAATAAACCAATAGTTTCACAAAGTTGAGTCCTCAGAACTTTTAAACTATGAGATATTAGAAATATTAAACacaggaagaaaaaaaatccgAAATTGATCATTTATCCAACTACCAGATATTGACAATGAAAGCAAAATTACAAGATAACGGCGAAAACGGTAATATTATAACATGAAAACAACAAcagaagacaatgacaaatatTACTGCAAGTACAGAATATGAAACATGATACTTAAATTGTTTTACACTAGCCTATAATGTGGTGTAGTAATGAATGATTGCTTCCCCAAAAGAATATTGAAGCATTGTGCGCCAACTCGGATTCAACAAATTTCAGCCGGAGGACATGCCCGTTTGTTGTTCGTTTTAAgattaaaattgtatatttgaaTATAGTATGATTCTTGAGAgagtatatttaaatttgaatgctaacttattaaaattattttcttgtacTACATTAAATTGTGTATAATTAAATGCACTCAGTGTTGTCCCATAATCATATACAAAAACGTAATTAGTCATGGGACAGATGGAAGTAAAGGGATATTGATAGTGCTTCAACTTGAcctctaatttaattatttatttatgactAAAGACGTTTAAAAAGAGTGGATATTATCATTAAACCCCACCACTCGCACAAAGATATACCGGTGAATATAGTGGTACTCCATCCACCAACTTCAAATCATAGATTAGTTGGTCTTTTGACGTCCCACAACAATATAGAAGCTAAAAGATGGGATACAGGAAGGCTTATAGTGGCTTTTCACACAACCGTTTGGTGCCGAACGGCACACAAATGCAGAATAGACAAAATTGTAGTTTCGAAGGACATGTTTTCTACAGCACCACTAAGAATTTCCTGCACTGATGAGCAAAACTCATCAAAAACTgattacttatttatttgatGGGTCATCATATACAGCGGTGGGCCAAAAGACTATTTTGATGCACCAGGAAAAGGAACGAAGACTGACCAAAACTGaagcaaaggaaaaaaaaagtgaagaatATGGTGAAAGCTTGCAAACTAGCTAAAAGCCATATTTCCCACTAATATTTGAGGAAATAATGTCTCACTCTTCATGAAGTAAAAAAGAGGAATAAAGAACTCACTAACAAGTCTTTGGCTTTCTAGTCTAGTCTATCATAAAAGTCTCTTTACCTCACGCAAGGTAAGGTAAGGTCCGCGTACATTCACCTTCCCCAAACCCCACTTATGAGATCACACTAGTGgggggtatgttgttgttgtactaACAAGTCTTTCTAGTCTCTCGAAGTGTACCTATGTAATCTCCTCCCTGAATGCTAGGTGGACGATGATACGTCAGTACATCACTCTTCTTGAAGTTAGAACTATGGTTTGATGTACTCATCTTTCAAAATGTAAGGATGCATCAGAATTTAACTAATTGAACTTGTCGTTCCTGAGTTTGGTATTTCCAGTTCATTTCCCGGCACAAGTTCATTCTTTATAATGTGTCACTGTCAACTGTCAAAGATTAAGCTACAAAGACCTTTCCCAGACAAAATCCTTAAATCTTTGATAAATTGTAGCATATATAGTTCAAAGCTCTTCATTTCAAAATCTAATAAGGCATATCACAAGGTATGGTGGTAATCATGATCATCCAGAGTTGTTAATAGTTCAAGACTGTTAGGATTAAAGTAAAATGTAGAACATCTTATGCACAGTTATCTTATGAAAAGACAGCATGCTAGAGAATTAGAGATGCCAAAACAACATAGAACGAGAAGACGGACCTCTGCATACTGAAAGCTTTCTGCTTGAAAAGGATTTTCCTAGTTATCTTTTCCTCTTTAGCCTCTGAAAGTTTGGTTTTATGGGCTGGCTCAAAACAATTACCTGACTGTCAGTATTACTGGGTCCAAAGGGGATCAAAGGCTTCTTTACTGAAGAGATTGACACTGTTTGGAAACTTGACAATGTAGGGGAAGCTGCTTTTCTTTTCAGCTGCTTTGGTATCTCCAGTCTTTCAAGGATTCGTGAAGTTTTATCATCAAGTTTCCCAGTACTTTGAGGGGGAGATGAAACCTCCTTATGCAACTTCGGCTTGGAGAGACAGGCGGGAGAAGACATCTTTGGCATCTCTAATACAACCAGCTGTTCCCATTCTTCTGTAATTTTTGCACCAAGTTTACCATCAGCCAAAATGCTATCCAGCATGTTTTCTTCTATAACCTCCACATTGTTGGCTTGTACTGATAAATCCTCTACCACAGGGTCTTGCAGAGCTGTGTTTGATGCAGTCACCAGTTCTTTAGCCTTAGCAGGTATTGCCCTGAGACAGCCGAACTATTAAGATGAAGGTCCATGACCAGCCAATGAAAATATCGAAAAGAAGCAATTGACTCAATGCCTATATAATGCTAATGTACATGTGATCATCATGGATGGTGATTAGCAGATGGTGATCAGACTGCTAAGGCTAAAGCTAAGAAGCTAAACTTGTTATAAGAGTTGAAATGAAATTTGCTGTGGATCTTACTAAAAGCAAATAGCTCCTGATCGAAGTAGCTGACTTCTTCCATCTCCCTAATGCAAACGACTAATAAGATAGCATAGTTCTTTGCGAAGAATTAGTATGCGCTATAGTTCACCTAGATCAGAAGAGTGTAATTAAGGTTAAGGGCTTGAGAGGATGCTAGCTGAACAAATTAGCTACAATGATGCCCTATCAATAACTAAAAAAGGCAACAAGCACCTAGAACTCAAATGGATGCTGTGAAGTAATCAACAGTACCATCAGCAAGTTAGGGCAGCTCTCAATAGACCACCAGAAATCTTTCAGGTCTATTATTGGCAGAAGATGAAAAGGAATGAACTTCAAGAAACAGCCAATGCTATAttgtatgtgaactatattgaaAGAACTCTAcaggagagaaaaaaaaaagttacccaAATTGTAGGCTCTCTTTGACAAGCAAGTTTAGTCTTTGATGGAACCCCCTGTCGTGCTGAACTGGATCGTAATTTCTTAACTCGATCTGGAATATAATAACAAAGAGCATCAATTTAACTCGAGATGTACCAAAATGACTTTCCTCTATGCACCAAGGAAGCACACTCAGCCCTTTCTTAATGCCTAGCAAAGTGCAAACACATTAGAGATAGAGCTACATTATCATTAATGAGAAGAATGTGTAACAGCAAATACTTCagagaaataaaaatgagatcCAGTTAATGGCGCTTGATGTATTTACAGATGGATGCTACTTCATCTTTGATCTCATGAATGCATGTAATTTGGCATTTCTCCCAGTAACAAATGAAGAGGCATTGGTAGAATCAACAAAAAGTATAGGAATAGAATATCCCTAATGAAACAGACCTTAAGCAAAGAGGCCTGCAGAGAATTTTCAATATCCTTGTTGACTGGGATGCAAGCAATATTAGTGATGTCAGGAATAGGCAAAACTTCCTCTGATCCAGCAAGCCTCTGCAAATAATTATGCAGTGACATCACAAAATAAAGAGTAGAGAATCATCTAGTAGGATAGATGAACATGTTAAGACAAAAATAATGCAGAGATCACCGGAACAAAGTAATATTCCCACTGCAGATTATAACGATGGTGACACATTGGACTTGAGTACAACAACAAATCTAGAAGGCAGAGAGGCTTTTCCGATAGACATTGGACTCCAGTGTCAAACAGAAAACAATAAGATATTAAACgaaaaaaatatcatcatcaacaaataacaacaacaataactaaTTGCATGTTCTCCTTGGTGGCATACTGCAAGTTAAACCTAGTAAGAATTATCGGTcacatgatttatttatttttaaacgaGAAGGAAAGAAAGCACTAATGCTTGATTAAAATGAAGAGAAGCAGAAGAGAAAAGCAGATGTTGTTGACTTCTTTTTCGAAGGAAATTAAAGACTCAGATGTTAAAGGGACAGTGGACTTACTCTTAGAATCATCACTCCTTTCTCTGAAGGTAAAAGAATATAATAGCACAGGAAGGAAGTTTGCTTTGCTGTCTCTATATTACAATTTGATGAGCAAACTAAACCCTGGTCAAGGGAGTGCAGTATACCACACAGCACGCGAAAAACTGCCAAATCACAAAGTCAGATGAAGATCTCTTCATAGTTCATGATGGAGTATTCACAGTTTAATCTCAACGACTGAGTAACAGAACATTTTATAAgctgaacaagtatatataatatatatgtaaatacatCCCAAGAAATGATGGTAGGACTTCTGCTTACGTTTAACATTTAGCTCTGATACATCAGTATCAACCAACTCAGAGAAGGCTGGGGTAACAATGTAGGAAGCACCTAAAATAATCCCTGTCAAGTAACAAAAGCTGATATTGAGTGTAGATCACCAATGATCAGAAAAGGTAACAAATGCATGTTCAAATTAGGTGCCAACTGATGAATCACATGCACCATGAGAATCTCCAAGTGAGGTAATGAATGCAAAGATAGGGTATTAATATGAGTTTTGTCTTTGTTAGGACTTTGAATTCTCATAACTAATATAGTTCCAATTGAAATAGACATGAAGAGTCGAAATTCTTAACATTGGCATCAAAGTCATAAACTAGAtcaatcatatattatcatctcAGAAATAGCATATcttgtattcttttatttttagtatgcaAATTTTAAAAGAGAATGCTTTTTATTCTCATCCAAACTTACCTTCATCAAGTGAGCTCAAGTTAGTTCTTTCAATGACATTGAAGTTAATTGGTAAAGGAACTTTCTGAAGGTCCTGGCAACACTGAAAAGAGGGCATATAGAGGATTGTATGTTCTCCTATCTTCACTGAGCTATCAACCAAATCCAGTACTCCAAGCTCAACACCAGTTACTGGACAAGAAGGCATATCGGTCGGGATTGTTCTTGAGTTGTCAAATGGAATGCCATGACACCTGCATGACTGTCAAAAGAGTGATAACTCTAAGAAATTTCACCAAAGAATTACCGCTAActacaagaaaataaatgatGTATACTCCTGCAAACCCAGGGGAAGTAAAAGAGGGTTTTCTGATGCAATTAATGGCAGGGATATCAATAACATTCAAAGGTggggtaaggtctgcgtacaccCCTTTCCCCAGACCCTGTGAGATCACAATAGTATGTCGTTGCTGTTGTATCTAATGGTCAAAATCATAGAATCTAAAATATCAAATGTTGTCTAACCAACTCATTAGGCCATCACAGAACAGATAAGTAGTTTAAATACATCATAAAGCAAATCCAAAACTTAACAATTACCAATCAGTTAAAGAatgtaactttttattttataagaatcAGTAAAAAAATGTAACTTAGCAGTAGGAAGAACCCTAAACAGAGAGAACACAGCGATTTTACTGAAGAATCAATAGTTCTTATAATCCAACTCATCAAGactttcaactttaaaataagAAGGCATTCTTATGACCTATTTAGAAATAAATCAATTGTTTTGCATAATATCCTAATGAACTTATTTATACCTTACAAGGAACGAATTCATCAATTATCTGATTGAAAGAGGTGCACAAGTTGCAGGATATCTGATTTGTTGAGCCTAAAAGATTGATCTTAAAGACAAAACGAGCCTGTATTTGTTCTTCCAAGCCCTCCTTCAGTTCCTGAAACCATTTCTTTACCAAGCCAGACAAAGCATGTGCATCTGCACATCTATTCGTtatagataataagaaaagaaaaattgactCTCCCAGAAAATTACACAATAATGTGAACTCATGCATTGAACTAAATGAAGGAGATTTAACCTTTGAAGATCAAATTTATGAAATCAGTCGAGGATATTTGACCTTTATAATCCATCAAGGGCAACATTAACCCCTTAGAAAACTCACGGAAGTACTAAGTTTAGGCTGCTTTTGTATTACTTAACAAGGATCCAAAGACATAAGGAAGGATGCGAAGAAGCACACATGAATAGGAAAGCTTGTCagagtattattttttagaactaAATGAGCATTAAAATCATTGTCACTGTTAAGTAGCTTGAATTACCGACAATTTTGGGTCTTATACAATCAGGAAGAATAGAATTGGCATTTCTGACGTCTTATCTAAAAGTTCACTTCCTACCCACTGAAAGCGTTGAGAACAAATTGATCTCTATGGTAACTTAGGTAACAGATACGATTCTAAGAATTTGGAATATAGAACCAACAAAGATAGCCCTTGCTCAATtagataatttattatatttaccCTTGACAAGATGAAGATGAAGTAAATCATAAAATGAAATCACAGTGAACAACTCATCTAAAGATCCCTATAGGGAAGGATTAAGGAGTATTCATAACCTGGAATGTAGTTTTGAAAAGAACAGTTCTCGAGATCACCAATCTGCTTCAAGAATTTGTTAATACTTTCAGGAATATCAGCAAGATGACTTGAATTTTGCTCCAAGAAGACAAACTCTATTGATATACAGTTAGCTGCTGCATCCTGTCAGCAAAACCACAAGTTTTCTCAACCAAAAGCTTGCAGCTTAAACGGTTCATTTTCTGGCCACAGGCAAAACATTACCATGTGTTCATTTTCCTTCTAAATATAGTAGTGAAACTGAGCAACTAAGACATCTAACACTTGAAACACCAGAGAACAAAAGTAGAGTTGATAATGATAGAAATGCAGAGAGCAGATGCCCTCACCATGAGAACCTTTTTGGTAGCAGAGTCCAGGGTTTCAATTATGCAGGAACTG encodes the following:
- the Wfi1 gene encoding whitefly-induced gp91-phox encodes the protein MQNSENHHPHHHHHHSDTEVIGNDRASYSGPLSGPLNKRGGKKSARFNIPESTDIGTSAGAGAKSNDDAYVEITLDVREDSVAVHSVKTAGGADVEDPELALLAKGLEKKSTLGASLVRNASSRIRQVSQELKRLASLNKRPIPTGRFDRNKSAAAHALKGLKFISKTDGGAGWAAVEKRFDEITASTTGLLPRAKFGECIGMNKESKEFAGELYDALARRRNITTDSINKAQLKEFWDQVADQSFDTRLQTFFDMVDKDADGRITEEEVREIIGLSASANRLSTIQKQSDEYAAMIMEELDPNNLGYIMIENLEMLLLQAPNQTVQRGGESRNLSQMLSQKLKHTQEPNPLVRWYKSFKYFLLDNWQRVWVLLLWIGIMAGLFTWKYIQYKQKAAYGVMGPCVCLAKGAAETIKLNMAIILLPVCRNTITWLRNKTRLGSAVPFDDNLNFHKVIAVAVALGVAIHGLAHLTCDFPRLLNASEEAYEPMIYYFGEQPESYWWFVKGVEGVTGIIMVILMAIAFTLATPWFRRGRVSFPKPFHKLTGFNAFWYSHHLFIIVYTLLIVHGEKLYITKTWYKRTTWMYLTVPLALYAGERLLRAFRSSIKAVKILKVAVYPGNVLALHMSKPQGYKYKSGQYMFVNCAAVSPFEWHPFSITSAPGDDYLSVHIRTLGDWTRQLKTVFSEVCQPPPNGKSGLLRADYLQGENNPNFPRVLIDGPYGAPAQDYKQYEVVLLVGLGIGATPMISIVKDIVNNMKAMDEEENSLENGHGMSNAAQNASPNMAQKRGKSGSASGRNSFNTRRAYFYWVTREQGSFDWFKGIMNEAAEMDHKGVIEMHNYCTSVYEEGDARSALITMLQSLHHAKNGVDIVSGTRVKSHFAKPNWRNVYKRIALNHPEAKVGVFYCGAPALTKELKQHALDFSHKTSTKFDFHKENF
- the LOC101248375 gene encoding uncharacterized protein; the encoded protein is MVFICFVLDLRSLSPPLLRDLKQSMLQLANFYAISSPTSSTSSSRSKPLLDRIGLCYLYKNRLSRTDELKVAYSPRGNFSLRDFHHAVNNLPSDAFLPDFNGSGALCCSDLKLSSILNDKVLYSWGGHSKDITRKVVLISSCIIETLDSATKKVLMDAAANCISIEFVFLEQNSSHLADIPESINKFLKQIGDLENCSFQNYIPDAHALSGLVKKWFQELKEGLEEQIQARFVFKINLLGSTNQISCNLCTSFNQIIDEFVPCKSCRCHGIPFDNSRTIPTDMPSCPVTGVELGVLDLVDSSVKIGEHTILYMPSFQCCQDLQKVPLPINFNVIERTNLSSLDEGIILGASYIVTPAFSELVDTDVSELNVKLFRVLCGILHSLDQGLVCSSNCNIETAKQTSFLCYYILLPSEKGVMILRRLAGSEEVLPIPDITNIACIPVNKDIENSLQASLLKIELRNYDPVQHDRGFHQRLNLLVKESLQFGAIPAKAKELVTASNTALQDPVVEDLSVQANNVEVIEENMLDSILADGKLGAKITEEWEQLVVLEMPKMSSPACLSKPKLHKEVSSPPQSTGKLDDKTSRILERLEIPKQLKRKAASPTLSSFQTVSISSVKKPLIPFGPSNTDSQVIVLSQPIKPNFQRLKRKR